ATGTGCGGCCGGCGGTTAAAGAGCAGGTCGAAAGCCTGGAGGCGAAGTTCGTGGAACTCGAACTTGAAACTGAAGAGGCCGAAGCGTCCGGTGGCTACGCCAAAGCTATGGGCGAAGAATTCTATAAACGTCAGCGCGAAATGATGACCAAAGTGGTTGCTGATAGTGATGTGGTTATTACAACGGCTGCTATACCCGGCAAAAAGTCACCCGTTCTGATCACGGCAGAGATGGTTAAGGGGATGCGTCCCGGGACGGTGATTTTAGATATGGCGGCTGAGGGGGGCGGAAACTGCGAGCTCACCAGGCCGGGAGAAACGATAGAGGCCAATGGCGTCAGTATAATCGGGCCTCTCAACCTGCCCTCGACCGTTCCCTATCATGCCAGCCAGATGTACTCTAAAAATGTCAGCGAGTTTTTACAGAATCTCTTTAAGGACGGTAAGCTAAGTCTAAACATGGAAGACCAGATTATTCATGATACGCTTTTAACAAAGGACGGCAAGGTAGTAAATGTGCAGGTGCGGGAGTTGTTAGTTCCTTAAGAGTGAATTCTTTGCTTTTTGGGCAAAGATTTTTTGAAAGCTAAAACGGGCAGATGTGAGTGTAAAATTCGAAATCCGAAATAAAGTTCTTAGAACGGAGGTGATTTCCTTTGATTGTATAGTGCTCATGCTCAACCCCATTAGTAGTAAAATGTTCTAATCTCACAACGTATAAGGAGGAATTCAAAATGAAACTCAAACAATCTATTCTTTTCACGCTTACGCTAACTTTTTTAACCGTAACCAGTTCTTTTGTCTTAGCACAAGAACAAGAGGAGGAAGGCCACGTATTCACTATTTCTACTTGGAAGGTCAAATTTGGTCAAGTCAATAAATATTTGGATCTTCTGAAAGAATTCCGCCATCCAGAAGTTGAGCAAAATGAATTCTTAATTAGCCGAAAAGTTTTTCGTCACCATTGGGGGCCAGATTGGAATATAGTTATAATTCAGGAATTCGAGGATTTAGCATCTATTGATAAATACCAAAAGAGAAACCAAGAATTGCGAAAAAAGATGCATCCCGATAAGACCGAGCGAGATAAAATTGCCAAGCAGTTACAAGAATTACGTTTAGCCCATACGGATGCTATTGTGACTGAGGTTCCCAAATTGCGCAAGTAATCGTCGGTTCATCCTTCGAATTCTGAGTCCGCAATGTTGCATAATTATTTATTATTAATATTAAACTAAAAGGAGATTGATCATGAACAAGAAGTTTTTCAGCCGCATGGCAATCGGAGGGTTCTTTCTGATGTTACTGGTAAGTTTGTCAGTAGCGATCACAATGCAGGGCGAGAAAAGTACCTCAAGTGATGAGCTTGCTCAGAGATTGGTAAATCAATGTGCTCGAATTCAGGAAAATGAAATTGTATTGATAAGTGGAGGTGTACGTGACATCAAATTGCTAGAAGACTTGGCCACGCAAGTTCGCAAAGTAGGAGCCTTTCCATTAGTAACATTGAACAGCGATAGGATGGATCGACGCTATTATGATGAAGTACCGTCTAAATATGACACGCAGTTTCCCGAACTTGACCACAAACTGGCGACAATGATCGACGCACGAATTAATATCTCCTATTCTGAAAATTCCAGCCTATTGGCTGATGTGCCTCCTGAACGTATTGCAGCTGTGGCTAAGTCCCTTGCACCAATAAGTACGCTTCGCAATAAACGGAAGGTTCGTTCAGTAAGTCTAGGCAACGACCTAAATCCCACAACTGACAGGGCGCAGCAGTTTGGTTTGTCAATGGAAGAATTAGCGGAGGTTTATTGGAGCGGTGTCAATATTGATTATGCCAAGCTAGAAAGTATTGGAAACTCAATCCAAAAGAAGCTGGCCAGTGGAAAGGAAATACATATCACGAATCGGAACGGAACTGATCTAAAAGTTCAAATCGAGGCGAAATCGGTATCGGTGAGCGATGGGGTAATTTCCGAGCATGATGTTCAACAGGGTGGCGCTGCCTGTCAAGTGTGGTTACCAGCAGGTGAGGTTTATTTGGTTCCTGTTCCGGGGACAGCACAAGGCAAGATTGTAGTAGATAAGCAGTTTTATCTGGATAAAGAAATCAAAGGTTTGGAACTCACTTTCATGGATGGAAAACTCAGCAATATGAAAGCAAAATCAGGGCTTGAAACACTAAAAGCACGTTATGACGTGTCTGGAGAAGGAAAGGATGAATTCGCTTTCATT
This genomic interval from candidate division KSB1 bacterium contains the following:
- a CDS encoding NAD(P)(+) transhydrogenase (Re/Si-specific) subunit alpha, with protein sequence VRPAVKEQVESLEAKFVELELETEEAEASGGYAKAMGEEFYKRQREMMTKVVADSDVVITTAAIPGKKSPVLITAEMVKGMRPGTVILDMAAEGGGNCELTRPGETIEANGVSIIGPLNLPSTVPYHASQMYSKNVSEFLQNLFKDGKLSLNMEDQIIHDTLLTKDGKVVNVQVRELLVP
- a CDS encoding aminopeptidase is translated as MNKKFFSRMAIGGFFLMLLVSLSVAITMQGEKSTSSDELAQRLVNQCARIQENEIVLISGGVRDIKLLEDLATQVRKVGAFPLVTLNSDRMDRRYYDEVPSKYDTQFPELDHKLATMIDARINISYSENSSLLADVPPERIAAVAKSLAPISTLRNKRKVRSVSLGNDLNPTTDRAQQFGLSMEELAEVYWSGVNIDYAKLESIGNSIQKKLASGKEIHITNRNGTDLKVQIEAKSVSVSDGVISEHDVQQGGAACQVWLPAGEVYLVPVPGTAQGKIVVDKQFYLDKEIKGLELTFMDGKLSNMKAKSGLETLKARYDVSGEGKDEFAFIDVGVNPNVKIPKNSKMDAWMASGMIIVGLGNNTWAGGENESDFAMQNFLPGSTLKVDGEVIVQDGVLVSDFTLK